TGCACAACAGACTTGCGGCTAGAATGGGCCAGGGTAACGGCCGCCCCTGGCAACAGGGACGGCCGCTGCTTAAACTCAACGTCTCGTGTAAGACACCGGATATCCCGCGTCTTGGATCGCCTGGCCGATGACGGATGGGTCAAGTGCGGTTTCAACGGTCGCCCTCCTGGCAGCGAGGTCTACGGTTGCGACGGCAGCCGGATCGGCGGCCTTGATGGCCTTCTCGACGGTGCCCTTGCAGTGGCCGCACGTCATGTTCTGGATCTCGAACTCATACATCTTGGTGTCTCCTTTCGATGTGTTGGCTTGATATGGGGCTTCCAACGATGGGAGGGTCAAGGCCCGGCGGTCCAGATTTGGCGTTTCCGAATCCGGACACACGCGGTGGATCAACCTCTTCAACGAGATCCCGCACAAACAAGCGGCAGCACTTTTCCGTGAGATGTCTTCCCATGGCGATGGCTCCGTGCCATGACTAGTGCCATGAGGTTTGTAAAGGTCATCTATCGACTGCTGTTCGTGACCGCCATGCTCGGGATCATCGTCGGTCCGATGAGCGTCGGCGCGGCTGACAGCGTCATGGCCGCCTCAGTGCCTGGGGTGATGGACGGTATGGCTGGCATGGACATGCCTGACGACATGCCGTGCTGTCCCGACGAACAACCGAGCAAGCCAGACTGCGGGAGCAAATCCTGCCCGCTTGCTGTGATCTGCACGACGACGATCGTCGGTCAGCTGGCAACCTCGCATTCCTGGTCGTTAAACATCGGCTGGGTCGCTCATCGGTTCCTCATTCCCCCACATGCGGAGCTTGCCTCTTCACTGGTCTACCCGCCAGTCCGTCCTCCACGAGTCTGATCCCACGTCTTTGAACACGTCGTCGATTCGGCGAGGTCGCAGGTTTGCGTCTTCGTGGTCCCGATGGCGATCCATCTGACTGAGGACGAGGTCGCAGACCCGTCCGGATGAGACATTGAACCATGAAACAGATCACCTTCAACGCGAGGAGCACGCTCCTCGCCGGCGCATTGCTGTTAGGCACCGCCACCGCTTCCTTCGCCGGACCGCAGGACTACGAATTCCAGGCCGTCCAGACCGAGATCAAGCAGGGGCCGGCGGCGACCGTGTCCCTACGCCTGGTCGATAAGCGGACGGGCAAGGCAGTCCCCGACGCGGTCATCTTCACGACACGCATGGACATGGCTCCCGATGGCATGGAAACGATGACCACAAAGGTGGACCCGACAACCTCCGCGGAGCCGGGGATCTACAGTTTCACGACCAACCTTTCCATGGAAGGCGGATGGCGGTTCCAGGTTGCCGCCAAGGTTCAGGGCGAGCCTGAGACGGTCAAAGGCGAAGTCGTCTTGAAGGCAATCCCGTGAGCGTCTCACGCATCATTGCCACGCTCTCCTTTGCCGCGATTGTCGGCGGGGGAGGCTATTGGGCCGGGAAAAACGATGTCGGTGCACTCTTGCAGCGGTACGTCGATGACAACGGTATGGCCAAAGAGACGGAGCCGCGACGCGAAGGAACGGGAGCGGTGATCTATTACCGCCACCCTGACGGGCTGGCCGAGTATTCCGCAAAGCTGAGAAACACCGACGACGGGCGACCATTTGCGCCCATTCGGGAAAGCGAAGACATCAGCCTCGGCGCGGCCGGAGCCGTCGCGCCCGCATCCGACACGGCATCCCTCTCACTCGAGCGTAAAATCTTATACTACCGCAACCCCATGGGGCTTCCCGACACCTCCAAGGTCCCGAAGAAAGATTCCATGGGAATGGACTATCTCCCCGTCTACGACGGCGAGCTTAGTGACACGTCAACCGTCAAGGTCTCACTTGGCAAACTCCAGCGGACGGGGGTGAAGACTGCTCCGGCGGAAACGACGACGGTCAGCAGAAAAATCCGGATACCCGGAACGGTCACGCTCGACGAGCGCACGGTAAGCATTGTCTCGATGCGGGCAGACGCCTTCGTGGAGGACGTCGCGGACGTCACGACCGGTGACGTGATCACGAAAGGCGAAAGCCTCTTTCATTTCTATTCGAAAGAGATCGCTACTGCCGGAGCGGAGTACGCGGCCGAGATGCGCAATGGCGCAAAATCCAACCCTGACTCCGGCGCGGCACTTCGTCTGAAAAATCTGGGTGTGCCCACGGCAACAATTACCAGCATCGCGACTGACCGAAAAGTACCCCAAAGCATCGCCTATACGTCACCGCGTAATGGTGTTGTGTTGGAACGCATGGCTGTGAGCGGCATGATGGCCGAGGCTGGCGACATCCTATTCCGTATCGCCGACGTGTCGAAGGTCTGGGTGATCGCCGACGTCCCCGAATACGAGCTTAGCGCCGTCCGCATGGGGGCCATCGTTTCGGTGAGCGTCAGGAATCTGCCCGGCACGACGTTCAAGGGAACGGTCGACCTCATTTATCCGGAGGTCCAGATGCAAACCCGGACCACGAAAGTCAGGATAGAGCTTCCGAACCCGGACGGGCAGCTAATGTCCAACATGTACGCAGAGGTCGAGATCGAAGCAGGAGCCGGAAATCCGGTCATCGCCGTTCCCAACAGTTCTGTCATCGATACAGGCGACCGCCAGATTGTCTTCCTTGATAAGGGCGAGGGCAGGTTCGAACCGATGGACGTTGCGCTGGGCGTGCGTGGCGAAGACATGACGGAGATCATCAAGGGGATCGCCGCCGGCGACCGCGTCGTGGTGTCGGCCAACTTTCTGCTGGACGCCGAAAGCAACCTGAATGCCGCGTTGAGCGCGCTGATGGAAGGCGAGGTCAAACCATGATCGCCAACGTTATCGCCTGGTCGGCCCGTAACCTTGTCCTGATCTTTGTCGGTGCAGCGCTGTCCATTGCGGGTGGAATCTATGCATTGCGTACGCTGCCCCTTGATGCGATCCCCGATCTCTCCGACGTTCAGGTCATCGTGTTCACCGACTATCCTGGACAGGCTCCGCAGGTCGTCGAGGACCAGGTCACCTATCCGCTGACGACCTCCATGCTGACCGTGCCAAAGTCGAAGGTCGTGCGTGGCTTCTCGTTTTTCGGCGTGTCTTTCGTCTATGTGATCTTCGAGGACGGGACCGATCCCTACTGGGCGCGCAGCCGCGTCCTCGAATACTTGAACGCCGCCGCGAGCCGTCTGCCGGACGGCGTGTCGCCGAGCCTCGGGCCGGATGCAACAGGCGTGGGCTGGGTCTACCAGTATGCCGTCGTCGCCAAGGAACTGTCGCTGGCCGAACTTCGGTCGCTGCAGGACTGGGTGGTGCGCTTCGCCGTCTCCAAGTCCGAGGGCGTCGCGGAAGTGGCCAGCGTCGGCGGCTTCGTCAAGCAATATTCTATTGTCGTCGATCCGGCCCGCCTGAAGGCGCAGAACGTTTCGCTGTCGGATATCGCCGACGCCGTGCGATCCAGCAACCGCGACGTCGGCGGCCGCACAATCGAGCTTTCCGAGTTTGAGTTCATGGTCCGCGGCAAGGGCTACCTGCAGAGCATCAATGACATCGAGAACATTGTCCTGAAATCGAATGCCGGCGTCCCGCTGCGTCTCTCGGATGTCGCGAGGGTCGAACTGGTCCCGGACGAGCGCCGTGGCATCACCGAGCTGAACGGCGAGGGCGAGGTCGCCAGCGGGATCGTCCTTCAGCGCGACGGAGCCAACGCGCTCACCGTCATCGAGAACGCCAAGGAAAGCCTGGCGGCGGTTCAAGATAGTCTTCCGGCTGGTACCGAAATCCTGCCCGTCTATGATCGTTCGAAACTCATCGAAGCGGCAATCGAAACCTTGAAGGTCACGCTGATCGAGGAATCGATCGTCGTCGCGCTGGTAACGATCGCCTTCCTGCTGCATGTCCGCAGCGCGCTTGTGGCCATCATCATGCTCCCAATCGGTATCCTGATCGCGTTCATGGCAATGCGAGCGCTCGGCCTCGGCTCGAACATCATGAGCCTCGGCGGGATCGCCATCGCTATAGGCGCAATGATCGACGCCGCCATCGTTATGATCGAGAACGCCCACAAGCATCTGGAACGCGCGCCTCCGGACAAGCCTCGAACCGAAGTCTTGATCGAGGCGGCAAGCGAGGTCGGTCCGGCGCTGTTCTTCAGCCTGCTGATCATCACAGTGTCGTTCCTGCCCATCTTCACGTTGGAATCACAGGAGGGCCGCCTGTTCGGGCCGCTCGCCTTCACCAAGACCTTCGCGATGGCGGCCGCCGCGC
The nucleotide sequence above comes from Agrobacterium vitis. Encoded proteins:
- a CDS encoding heavy-metal-associated domain-containing protein, with product MYEFEIQNMTCGHCKGTVEKAIKAADPAAVATVDLAARRATVETALDPSVIGQAIQDAGYPVSYTRR
- a CDS encoding FixH family protein; this translates as MKQITFNARSTLLAGALLLGTATASFAGPQDYEFQAVQTEIKQGPAATVSLRLVDKRTGKAVPDAVIFTTRMDMAPDGMETMTTKVDPTTSAEPGIYSFTTNLSMEGGWRFQVAAKVQGEPETVKGEVVLKAIP
- a CDS encoding efflux RND transporter periplasmic adaptor subunit; this encodes MSVSRIIATLSFAAIVGGGGYWAGKNDVGALLQRYVDDNGMAKETEPRREGTGAVIYYRHPDGLAEYSAKLRNTDDGRPFAPIRESEDISLGAAGAVAPASDTASLSLERKILYYRNPMGLPDTSKVPKKDSMGMDYLPVYDGELSDTSTVKVSLGKLQRTGVKTAPAETTTVSRKIRIPGTVTLDERTVSIVSMRADAFVEDVADVTTGDVITKGESLFHFYSKEIATAGAEYAAEMRNGAKSNPDSGAALRLKNLGVPTATITSIATDRKVPQSIAYTSPRNGVVLERMAVSGMMAEAGDILFRIADVSKVWVIADVPEYELSAVRMGAIVSVSVRNLPGTTFKGTVDLIYPEVQMQTRTTKVRIELPNPDGQLMSNMYAEVEIEAGAGNPVIAVPNSSVIDTGDRQIVFLDKGEGRFEPMDVALGVRGEDMTEIIKGIAAGDRVVVSANFLLDAESNLNAALSALMEGEVKP